Proteins encoded in a region of the Quercus lobata isolate SW786 chromosome 8, ValleyOak3.0 Primary Assembly, whole genome shotgun sequence genome:
- the LOC115957508 gene encoding chalcone--flavonone isomerase-like, producing MVLAASLPGVQVEHVAFPSTAKPPGSTNTLFLGGAGVRGLEIQGKFVKFTAIGVYLENNAVPSLAVKWRGKSAEELTESVEFFRDIVTGPFEKFTQVTTILPLTGQQYSEKVTENCVAFWKSVGLYTEAETKAVEKFLEVFKDENFTPGSSILFTQSPKGSLTIGFSKDGSIPEVGKAVIENKLLSEAVLESIIGKHGVSPEAKECLAKRLSELLKQDTDKVAENQQCECEGH from the exons ATGGTCCTAGCAGCGTCTCTTCCAGGAGTTCAGGTCGAACACGTGGCGTTCCCATCCACGGCAAAACCTCCGGGCTCAACCAACACACTGTTCCTCGGCGGCGCAG GGGTGAGAGGGTTGGAGATTCAAGGGAAATTCGTGAAGTTCACGGCGATCGGAGTGTACTTGGAGAATAATGCAGTGCCGTCGCTCGCCGTTAAGTGGAGGGGAAAGAGTGCGGAGGAGTTGACTGAATCCGTTGAGTTCTTCAGGGATATCGTTACAG GCCCATTTGAGAAATTCACACAGGTTACGACAATCTTGCCATTAACCGGCCAACAATACTCGGAGAAGGTGACAGAGAATTGTGTTGCCTTTTGGAAATCTGTTGGACTTTACACAGAGGCAGAAACCAAAGCCGTTGAAAAGTTCCTTGAGGTCTTTAAGGACGAGAACTTCACCCCCGGTTCTTCTATACTTTTTACGCAATCACCCAAGGGATCATTGACG ATTGGCTTCTCTAAAGATGGGTCAATACCTGAAGTTGGGAAAGCGGTGATAGAGAATAAACTACTATCAGAGGCAGTACTGGAGTCCATTATTGGCAAACATGGTGTTTCTCCTGAAGCGAAGGAGTGTTTGGCTAAGAGGTTATCGGAGTTGCTGAAACAGGATACTGATAAGGTGGCCGAAAATCAACAATGTGAATGTGAAGGTCACTGA